taatccaCACAAAGAAACCTTATTTGAAATTTCTCGAAGATGTGCTATCTTACTGCTACTAGCATCGGGCCGCCGGGTTCACGACCTCACTCTCCTTTCAGTCGCAGAAGGTCACATCGAATGCGGAACCGATTATATCACACTTTGGCCGATATTCGGATCCAAAACGGACTCATTGACACACCGTCAGTCAGGATGGCGACTCACTGCTGGTGCCCACATCAACATCGACCCTGTGCACTGGCTGCAGAAGCTGGTGTCGGCTGGGGCCGCGCGGCGTCGGCCCGACTGCGGCAGCCTGTTCGTGGCCACGTGCGGCGAGCCGCGCGCCGCCAGCCGCGCTGTCATCGCCGGCTGGGTGCGCACCGTGTTGCGGGATGCCGGTATCGATGAGTCACCGGGCTCGCTTCGCTCCGCTGTAGCATCCCTTAATTGGGCTGAGGAGGTCCCGATTGACGAAATACTTGCGAGAGGTAATTGGGCTTCAGAAAACACGCTAGCAAAATTTTATAGAAGATCGTTAGCCCAACCTCTGTCAAGTGTCCCGTCTGTCGCTTCATGTTTTCAACCCATCTAAATTGTTTGTTTTCGTACATAATTGATCTCTAGTACAGATCTCAATTAGTTATAGTGAGAAGCACTGTTATGTTATTACacttaattaatgaataaatatgcattgatcatttgttttgttttgtttaaaatgaCACAGTAGCCTGTGAGTTGTGTAGAGGCATTAAGGCAGTTGTTAAACCTAACAAGTACCTAACAAAACTTTTGTTATCATTTTCGTGTGTAATGTCTAGTAATAGACCACTCATTGCTAAACAGCTATGTACAGCTTACCTTGTAAATAGCATATGCTACATAATACATGTTGAGTTTTCGTGTCATTGGGCATTCGATTTTCCCTCACCATGCGATAATAAACACGTCTCACCGTATGTTTCCTGGGCTCCGGACGGAATTACAGACCGCATAATATACacatttttcctaaaataaaaatgattattatgCGTCTATTCCGTCCGGAGCCCAGGAAAACCATTTCTGCATGGTGATGACGCAACTGAGTCACAACACGTAGGCGCATTCTATTTATAGCTTTGCGCGCCTACCCTCGCAGTATCGGGAAAAAATCGACTAAACTGAGACGAATCTACCCGCATTTCGCATATAAAAAGTCAAATGCCTATCTCACCGTATGTTTCCTGGGCTCCGGACGGAATAGACGcataataatcatttttattttaggaaaaatgtgtatattatgtgttataTCCTCTTacgaccgagatttccagacacaatagttaaacaatggggtttggatttataaagaacattcggtcttaggaggttaattatgataataaccgcgtaaacttaaaacactgGTCGgaaagtctgaatcatcccccatagttcgttacggtgtcactaacacccataacaTACTACAGTCTACACAACAGGCTGCACTGAAAGCCCCGTCCGTCGCCGGTCACGCGAGCTGTCGATATGGATGTGATGACCCACTTCCTCACTGAAGGAATTTCGACTGCGAAATATTTAGGTTTTCATTTCTTGCACCCGTATTCAAAGATGTTAACTCCTTTCCCGACTCCGTTCTCAGTTGTGGCGACCTCCAGATCTTCCTCGAACTCACCTCAAAATTGGTATTCTAGACGGCGCCTCAACCTTATCTCGAATttcttatcgatttcgacaaaattgattCAATCGATCGATaactttatcacgttgcgcgtgtCAGCCCTGCAGAAGACAGTCTgcctaagttttttttaaccttttcaattagttcaaaatttcaaaattccTTCCACCGAccgtaattggaataccattgtatttaagtctataaattatgtaatacaaactggattaaaaaaaaagaaaagaaaggaaaacatgaaacagtaggactagggccctgtgctgggaggttttctggccacgtctttccctcagcgttacagattccgatgtggtagtagttttacagctagttacataattatgtaatttaattttgtttgacgttcaaaaagcgctaactttgtaagccaattttgaaaaataaatattatttttttgaaatactaccatacaatcatcatcatcagcccattaacgtccccactgctggggcacgggccttccctatggatggatagggagatcgggccttaaatcatcacgcgggcccagtgcggattgatggttattaacaactgctaatgcagccgggaccaacggcttaacgtgccttccgaagcacggatgagctcgagatgattgtttttttgtggtcacccatcctgtgaccggtctttgcgacagttgcttaacttcaacaatcgcagaccgagcgcgtactacaatacaatacaaaaagtctttattgcacaactAGTTGCTATACTAGTTTCAGTTCTTGctaaaacatacctacttaacaaAGAATATCGATAGGGTCATGAGTTTCTTGTGCCAATTTTGTTTGGCGAAAATTCTATGCGCTTTACAATAAACTACAAAAGCCTGGTCTAAACCCAGAATCTAGGTAGGCATGTCTAGATTCTGGGTTATATACCTAGGTACAGAGTTGAATGAATTTATAATACGAGTACCTGATGATgaagtaataaccggaaccaacggcttgacgtgcgacaagcacggatcttcttactttcagaccatcaggtgatcagcctgtaatgtcctaaccaaactaaatacaaagtgatttttgtgaataaCTACATCGggacaacggcctctgtggtccagtttgAGCGTTGacttacgatccggagatctcgggtgcaaatcccggtggggacatataaaaaaaatcactttgtgatccctagtttagttaggacattacatgctgatcacctgggGGGGGGGCCctgtttataataaaacttacaattgtaaattacaacgacagtttggtgttcattacgtagctaatatgaaactgcaaattATTCGTGGtcacaaactccgcaatgtacatcaaattgtcattgtaatttacaattgtaagttttattaaacaggcccctgattgttcgaaagtaagatgatccgtgcttcggaaggcacgtcaggctgttggttccggttacgacttactggtgtaagtaagtagtcgttacaagaaccatgtcagggaactttggcggctcaatagtaaccctgacaccagggttgatggggttggtaatctacctcacaacccacacgatagaagaccgagattcgaacccgtgacgtgcggatcgtgagcacagcgGTTAATTACTAGACTACGGTGGCCGTCTATAGTATAAACCTATTATGTTTAATGCCATCGAAATCGCCCGTGTGGGTGGTAGGCAACACATGTCCATCTTTAACGAGTCGTATAATCATGTAGCGTGTATTTATAGTTTCAATATTCGTATAACAATCGATCGCTCATCGGCACACGTATTCAACGGTCACGtaaaaaataaacgaatttATTGCAGGGAAGCcttggtaacccagttggtagaacgcttgcctcgcaCTTTgaagtcacaggttcgaatccagcacagatctaaaccaatcttcttctatcgtgtgggttgtgaggtggattaccaaccccatcaaccctggcgtcatgagccgccataggcccgacatgactcgtgtaacgactacgtacttacatcagtaagtaataaccgtgaccaacggcttgaaGTGTGTTTTgggatttgtccccaccgggatttgaacccgggaactAAGGATCGTGAACTACCGCTGAACCACGGCggcatttaaattaaaatagtgtaattatttaatttccgTAGTCAGACTGAAATGTACGAATCAATTGAAAATGCCTATTGACGTAACTCGTGTCCGATTTATACAAAGTTCAACTTTAACAATTACATTGCCGTCCATTCACAGAAGTTTGACCCTGAGTTTTTATGTCCTACACAATATCGGAatggttaaaaataaaacaaatgttatattgtctgtaatatttataaaactgtGGCTTAATATTGTAGATAtgttgttcttttttatttaatggggAACTTTTCAGGAtacgtttctcaaaaaaaatatagacggtggtataataaaatatatattgtccattaaaatatataataagctcccttagtacttaagagatgaaactaaaaataatttatttataaaaaatctaaaaactaatgctaattaaaaagggctattatactgtagaggaataaaaaaaacagacatctttgtttttggctacAAGCTACaaatgatgaccatttttattacacccaggcacaatacatcttccacccattattattctgatcaaaaacagagaagcaatataggtagcaatacaGATAGCTAATGTATAGAGCTTCAAAAGAAATCtgaaccaaatatcaagcaacaattatttttattatatgccTCAGCCATaacgttatatttttgaataattatgtaagtaccctctccgccaacccgcattggagcagtgtggtggagtatgttccataccccctccggttgattgaggggaggcctgtgcccagcagtgggacgtatataggctgtttatgttatgtaagtaccccAGTAATGAGAAAGGAGGTAAGTAGGAAAACTttaaatctggacagctccatctatattcttattggggaacttagcctggaaaatccctcattggatTAAAATATTGACTGTtgcttaatattaaaatgtactACAATAATTCTACACTGTTGATTTGTTATTGTAAATTGGTTATTGGAGACCTAAATGGGGAAAGGTGTGAATCtatgtaattatttatgtaaatgaacttttttatttcagtaaTATTCGTCTGAAACTAGATAATAATACATTCAGACAGTGATAATGTTGAGTACATTAAGTACTTAGggaaaatattgaaaaatcAAATACATCCATCataattatccatcttaggcctcgtcaatgccttcgggcaagtctggggccaagagcaaacccaccaaaggtaaaaaaaaggttatctacataacatttttttttggcgtTATTCTTATTGttacgttggtcccggctattagccgtaaaaacaactccaccaacccgcattggagcagcagcgtggtggagtatgctccataccccctccggttgattgaggggaggcctgtgcccagcattgggacgtatatatgctgtttatgttaagtcttattttagatttgccgcatatggcattatatgcataacaagcaataaatatttatatgaaaaatccgTTTTTTGATCAAACTCGTGGGGTTTCAGGCAACAGATTCTAACTACCCATTACTGACGTTTGCTGCTGTTTAAAATTCAGTTTTTCTCATCGACTGGAACAGTCTTCCACTAACATTTAAGATAACTATCAAATCTGCTTCATACACTTTAAAATCCAGAAACGTAGGATATTATTGACAGGAAACGAATTCTGTTATTGGGTAAATTGTTCTTGGCAATGAGTAACTAAATGTTTAACGGTCAGACTTTATCGTACCACAGCACTTGCAATACTCCATTAAAACTTCACCACCAAGTCCGTACACACGTTTCACACAACGTCCGTCATGTTTATCATGTTTGGGTGTATATTATATGCCGGGGACGGAGTTATGGCTTTGCAGCTTAGAGATTTCATCCTTGAATTTTGAGATGGTTTCCTTCGCCAGACTCAGCTTTTCTTTGAGCTCCGATATCTCAGCTCGGACCTTCGTTTGAGCAGCCACTATTTTTTCAAGGGTCTTTTCTTTCTTGTCTTCAACTGGAAtgaaaagtaagtaaagtatttttattttttaaaacaaaataagagATAGATGAAGCAATGTGACACAAAAGGctgcaaaacaaaaaaaaatgttatacagATACTTACCTTGCCCATCATGagctaacacacacacacacacacacactcaaacATGCATAATGCATAAACAAGTGCTATTTATTCTGGACATAAATCTATGTCATAAAACATTAATGGTAATGCAGAATTTTTTCTAAACATGAAGTATAGCAAGATGCGAgtggagtgtgtgtgtgtgcgtgtgtgtgtgtgtgtgtgtgtgtgtgtgtgtaaatgtataGTGTGATTCTTAAAAACGGTTGatgcataaaattatattttaagcaaaaaataaataaatttaaaaataacttagtTCTGAATAAACAGAGCCGAATGTAAAGAAGAAATCACTCACAATCAGTATCATGGTTCCACGGTCCGTTAGTGATGGGTTTGACACTGTTCAACAAGTGTTGCATCAGCTGTGTTGGCTCCTGGAAGACTATCTCCTCGTACGACTCACTGACGAGGGCTCTGCCCACTGTTGGAGGCGCCCCTTCCACTACCGGCGATTGGAAGAGCTTCAGAATGTGGTAAAGAGTTACCTGGAAAtaaagtttaagtttttcatttcatttcatcctCAAAGATTGATTCACTTtgcaaatatattatatatttccaagatttaaattattctgtgcctcgatgtgacgcattggaggaggtgttttatttataagatatgtgtttgttttgttataaaatttaaataaataaacagcaattattcttaataattaatttccagaaaataagtactttattagcAGGTTTATCCTGTGTAGAAGTAGTGTTTAACTGTGCATCAACCTCAAACTAagcatttataacataacaaatactttattccacacaggaaatacaaaatgatCTTTTATCTACTGTAATTAGTTATCTAATGCATTTTCTGTATTAtgtaaaatactaaaatattgtAAGGCGTAACTGTATGATAGGCagtactattattataataagcagAACTATACTCACAGGCCTCTCATTAGGATCATGAAAATATATCTTGATAACTATCTCAAACTCTCCCCAGCCGGTCTCCGTTAGCTCGTACGGCGGTTTCGTAACGATCCTGTTCGGGTTTGCATAGCTCTCGTGTAGTTTGAAGTGTACTTTCTTGATGTAAGCAGACATGTCTTCATTCGCGTAGGGCTTCACATATACCGTCCACTGATGCGTATGCCCATCTTCCTCACGTTTCTTACCAAAGTACCTAGCTACATTGCCGTAGACTATCGGCTTCACTATAGTTAGACCCTAGAAAATTTaagaaatatttaagtaaagcTAATACATGAAGGTACACACCATATTCTTATATCTTAGTGTTTACCTTTATTCTACCGCCGGAATCCGGCCCAAAGTCTGTCGGTAAGCTCATGTCTGTTTCAATTTTGGAAGTCACTTTGCTAGTTTTCTAATAAACACGAatgaaatgatttttgttttggtaaacaaaaatcaacttcaacttcaacttcaactttatggttaatggcaaccggtcgtcgtatagaagacaaccattactgccagAGTCAAGTATAGAAAAGACACTTGTCCATAGAGAATGTCTGATAAATTTATCCAAAGTCAATTCCAGGGATAAGTATTGTATTACCTGAAATAGGAAAACACGGTATTAAgcacacagacagacaaaacAAAACGTCACAAATGCACACTTAATAACAGTAATTTAATAATTGGTCAGTATAacagataattataatttaatatcacATCTAtgaatatatttacaaaatagtcTAATGAAAGGCGTGTTAATGTATAAAAGCAGGGATTTCATATTGATGGGCCTGGGAATTTTCGATGGCAGGATATCATACAAAGAGATAGGTTGTAAGGGGCAGTTGAAGAAAATGTGATCTGTGGAGCCTTCTTCAGTTCCGCAGTCACACATGGGAGAATTTCGTATCTtcagtttaaataaatttagtggGGTGCACGCGTGGCCGATACGGAGCCGGCATATAACCGATGTGGTTTGTTTGTCCGCCGAGCGATAACGGAAAAACCATGGTTTTGAGGGAATTTCAGGTTGGATATCTCCATAGTACCGCCCCTTTACTTGCTTGGAACGATCCCAACTTTTTTGCCAAGCTTTATTTAAGTCTACTTTCGCCATACACGCGAGATCAAGCGCGTAAAACTGATAATGATCGGCACATCCGGACGTTATTGCTTCCCTAGCAAATGAATCAACTACTTCATTACCTCTGATTCCCGTATGGCTTGGTATCCAGGCAATGACTACTTCAATGTTATTAATGTGGCAATCATATAAGATTTCTCTAACTTGTAAGATTAAAGGTGATTTAGAAATGGAGGTAAATTGGTTTGAGTCGATTGCATAAAGGCAGCTCAAAGAATCTGAAAAGATAATAGTTTTTTGGAAGTTATGGGCACGTATAAATTTAACAGCTTCTAATAGAGCAACAGCTTCGCCTGTGAACACGGTACATATTGGAGGACATTTGAAACTTAAAAGGGTTGAGTACTTTGGTGCCCAGACAGCGGCACCAACCCGTCCATCATCTGCCTTTGAAGCGTCTGTATAAAGATGCAACCAATCATTATATGCACTATTAATTTTGTCATCAAAGATAGCATTTGCACCAGGTGAGTCCTTTAATATTCCAAAACTGAGCATGATATTCGGTTTAAAAAGGAGAGAATCAAATGAAGTCAAGAAAAGAGGGTTTATATTTGTTTGAAAGCATTTATACTCAAGGGCCTTAAATTTTTGGAGACTCTTAATAAGACATGGATGTTCTTTATTGGACCAATAATGGTTGCGTGGGATAATAGATGAGAGAAGTTCTAGCTTTGGTAATAAAGGGTGATTGTTATACTgaataattttagaaaaatatcTGTCAGCGAGATAAGATCTACGAGTGTCTAGAGGGGGATCTAAGGCTTCTACTTGAAGGGCATTTGTGGGAGAACTTTTCATTGCACCCAGAATAATCCTCAGGCACTGATATTGGACTTTATCTAAAGTTCTTAACGCGGTTTTATTGCAAGGCTCCAAAACAAGAGACCCATAATCAAAAATTGAACGGACAATAGCATTATAGACTAGTTTTTGAGAGTAGGGGTGAGAACCCCACCATACACCTGATAGGGAGCGtaatatattaatgtttttttcgcatttgtctacgatataatttAGATGGTCTTTGCCTGACATAGTTTTGTCCAAATATATCCCCAAAAATTTTACACCTTGGCGGACAGGAATTTGTTCGCCCGCAAAGGATATGTCAACGTCCGGGAAAGATCTTTTTCTAGTAAATACAACCGCGGAACTCTTCCCTACGGACAGGGACAGGCCATGATCTGACAGCCAATCTTCGAGGTATAAGAGAGCTTGGTTAAGTTTGGTAGTTGCCTCTTCTAACGAGTCAGACGAAACATATAAGACTAGATCGTCAGCATACTGGAGGACACTGCAAAAAGAATTAACACATAGTTCTAGGTCGTAAGTATAAAGGCTGTAAAGCAGGGGACTAAGAACAGAACCCTGCGGTAAACCTCTCCATACACGCCTTGGTTCCAGAAGGGAACCTTGGACGCGAACCTGTATTGATCTCTCCATCAACAAGTTACATACGAAATATGCTAACCTCACAGGGATACTCAGATTGAGCAGTTTCTGCCTGAGAACCGGAAGCAGGACATTGTCATAGGCAGCGGAGATATCGAGGAATACTCCCACTAAGAACTGGTTGTTGGAGAGGGCAATTCTAATGTCTGTGGTTAGAATAGCTATACTATCAGTGGTGCTCAAACCTTTACGGAACCCATACTGAGTTTTAGCTAAAATATTCTTACTTTCAACAAACCACTCCAACCTTCTTTTTAACATATGTTCCATGGTCTTGCAAAGGGTTGACGAAAGAGCAATAGGTCTGTAGGAAGAGCATTTCGAAGGGTTTTTCCCTGGTTTTAAAATTGGGATAATTATCTGGTTTTTCCAAGACTCTGGAACAAAAGCTGTTTCAAAAAATTTGTTAACTATTGAAAGGAATAAAGATTTTGTAAATTGGCCAGATTTTTTAAGAAAGGAATATGGGATACCATCTATACCAGGCGATGAGTCCCTAAGGGATTGAAGGGATGATAGGAGCTCTACCATAGAAAATGGATCATTGAGTGAGTGATGAGGAAAAGCAGAAGGGTATGGCGAAGATAAGCAGTCACGGTTAGCAGCCGAGAAAGGAGCCAGGTTGTTTGTGAATTCATGTATCCATTTTGAATAATCATTCGAGTCGCAACTACGACCAGAAAAAGAACCCCTAAAACGTTTTATGGATCTCCATAACAAGGAGGGAGGAGTCCGGGGGGAAAGAGACTGGCAGAATCGGACCCATGAGgaccgtttcttttttttgaaataacGTTTGGCAGTTGctgaaattttttttaaaagcagaTAGTTCTCTATGGTCATCGTAAGGCAGTAGTTAATTTCTGCCTCTTTACGGCGTTTGTACATATCAGAACAATGAGCATCCCACCAAGGGGGAGACACTTTACTACCAATCTTAGACTTTTTAATTGGGATGTTATTATTTGCAGCTTTACAAATGCCTTCAACAAAAAGGTTATAGCCTTCCTCAACGTTGGAATTGTTGATGAGAGGGACAAAATGAGAATTGGCATCAGCCTCAATAGAATAATTATCCCAATTTGCGCGAGACAGACGATATTTTAATAAGGGTTCGAAAGACCTGAGGGAAGGGGATGGTTGGTCAAACGAAATAACGATAACGTAGTGATCGCTTCCAAATTTCTCTTGTAGGATTTGCCAAGAGATCATAGATCTAATATCCGGTGAGCACATAGATAGGTCAACAGCGCTGACTCTGCGGTCCGGAGCAGTATATCTCGTTGGAGAGCCATCGTTAAGGAGGCAAAGATTCCTGGAGTCCATCAAGTCGACCAGATCACAGCCGATGGAGTCATAATCAGGACCACCCCATATTAAATGTGACATGTTAAAATCCCCTACAATAATAACAGGTCCAGAGACGTGGGAGAAAATTGACTCAATGTCCGAAATTGAAATTACGCTGGGATTAGGGATATAGATGCAAATAATGGTTACATTTTGGATTTTGGCAGCAATGGCATTGATACCTGTTATAGTTGGAAGAGGAATACGGGAGTACGTAAATGTAGACTTAATAAACAATGCAACACCAGCATATCCATCAGCTCTGTCATCCCGGAGACAGGAGAAGCCCGGTAGCCTAAAATAGGATCCCGGTATAAACCAAGTCTCCGAGATAGCAAAGACTCCTGGATCGTGAGAATTAATCATGAGTAAGGCTTCATGTTTCTTAGGACGTAGACTCTGAGCGTTCCActgaataattttgaattttgttaataacattTGACAAGTCTCCTAACAAATTGGCAATGTGGGACGGTGGTGAAAAATCACTATATCTATTCAATATATTGACGAGCATTGACACTAAAAGGTCCAACAGATTATCTCCTCTCGGAGTAGGAGAGTTATTTAAACAAACCCCATTATTAGGGGCTGGCGGATCTCTATCTGAAATTAAGGCCTGATGGGCTACACGGTCATATCCCGGACTCGAGGGAGCTCTTGGGCGCACTACcggagtaaaaactgttttcCGATAACTTGATTGGCTGTGAGGCTGTGAGTATGATATAAATCTATGGGGAGATGGAGGGGATTGTGGAGGAGCTACTGGGGCAAACAAAGTTTTTGCCACGTCAGCATACGCACGGCGAACCGGTGGCACCTTAGCTGAGGCCTCTGGAAAGGAGATGTTCTCTTGAGCCatagtaattttaattactttttgacGGCCAAGCTCTGGGCAAGATTTACTTGTGGCAAAGTGTCTACCTAAACAAAGTAAACAAGTAGCATTTGCCTCTGGAACGGAACAGTTGTTCCCAGCGTGAGGTTGGGCGCATCGGAAGCACCTAGGTTTATTGGAGCGACAGGCATTGGCAATGTGTCCAAATCGACAACAATTGTGGCATTGAATGGTGGGTAGCTCGTACACTTCCACTGGAAGTGAAGtataaaaacagaaaatttTTTGGGGGAGTGTTTGACCCGTAAATGTAACAACAACAGTGCCTGTAGGGATCCATTCATTAACACCATCTTTTGAGACTTTCCGGTTTAGTCTACGGACTTTACAAATGTGGCCACAGCCATCTGGGAGTTCAACGTTGTCCACAAACTCAGATAAACTCCAGTCTGTTGGAACACCACGGATGATTCCCATCCTTGtgatattataagtaggtataatggcAGAGAATCTACTTGACTCTAACAAGGGGTTTGTCAGGAAGTTATTTGCCGCCTCTGGGGACAAGAACTCAATGGAAATGCGGTTGCGACCCGCCAACTTAACTCCATTTCGTGCAACATCAGTAACTTTTGCATGAGTTAATAACTTGCCAAATTGGATTGGGCTAATGGTGGTACCTGCTTTGGGGTGAGTTTCCTGACGAGATACATGGACAATGAAGGGACCGTCGTCATTATCAGTGTATTTTTTCGAGTCGGCGAAGTTTTCATGAACCCAAATGTTTTGCAGTGAGTCAGATGgggaatttttagtttttttgggGATATCAATATTAGTATCTAAATCGTCTCGGCGTTTACGGCTTGGGGGCGGCATATCAGCCATCTCTACTTCCTGGCCAGAACAGTCACTATCCTGCACGCGAGCACATGGGTCCGGTGGTTTAGGTGGAATCGACGACATCGTCGACGATACCTGGCATTAAATAAGCACAAAACACTTACCCAACACCAATGGACAGAACAAATACAATTAAACAATACAAAGGGGAGAATAATACACaattaacacaaaaattttGAGACAAACTCAGAACTCGTGTGCAATCCTTCTCTTCTCCTAACGCAGTCGTAAACAAAAATAGTCGAGCGAAACAGTTTTAGGTTATCTGTCaaactgtgttttttttttgtgatttcacAGTTTTGGACATAATCCGTTAAAAATTATGCGATAATGTTGCCATATATATAAAACccattttaacaaaataatttaaattttaaataacaagggactttccaggctacgttgctcaaaaagattttccttcgtttaaccttataatttcatggataacagacatatacattttttttttggggtataaatgaaaccctttttattacacccaggctcaATTACaacttctacccattattattctgattaaaataaagagaaacaatataggtaacaacataaaaaaaaattacatacctaATGTGATCTAATTATCGAGCAACAATTATTTCcatatatgcttctgctattacattgtatttttgaataatt
The nucleotide sequence above comes from Pectinophora gossypiella chromosome 6, ilPecGoss1.1, whole genome shotgun sequence. Encoded proteins:
- the LOC126367795 gene encoding YEATS domain-containing protein 4: MSLPTDFGPDSGGRIKGLTIVKPIVYGNVARYFGKKREEDGHTHQWTVYVKPYANEDMSAYIKKVHFKLHESYANPNRIVTKPPYELTETGWGEFEIVIKIYFHDPNERPVTLYHILKLFQSPVVEGAPPTVGRALVSESYEEIVFQEPTQLMQHLLNSVKPITNGPWNHDTDFEDKKEKTLEKIVAAQTKVRAEISELKEKLSLAKETISKFKDEISKLQSHNSVPGI